In the Methylomonas rhizoryzae genome, one interval contains:
- a CDS encoding CAP domain-containing protein, with protein MLGYLKIEGENVAAWSEYDESLFVDGWVESPSHYANIVNPNFTHTVIAVYTDPATGWAAATQLFWGIF; from the coding sequence GTGCTGGGCTATCTGAAAATCGAAGGGGAAAACGTCGCCGCCTGGTCCGAATACGACGAAAGCCTGTTCGTCGACGGCTGGGTCGAATCGCCCAGCCACTACGCCAATATCGTCAACCCGAACTTCACCCACACCGTCATAGCGGTCTACACCGATCCCGCCACCGGCTGGGCCGCGGCGACTCAGTTGTTTTGGGGGATATTTTGA
- a CDS encoding NYN domain-containing protein, with protein MIDPLQFALVSRPTRRMMVFVDGENLVFRFQEMLKQGFRPVNEVVHEPDVFVWLPWFTQIGLHHEILRVNYYTYVVGDNKRIENVGNIIRRQTFSRHEASLLPNALTPCIFKKENKSRSVKGVDIKLSVDMLSHVFRGNVDSVLLLSGDGDYVPLLEEVRRAGVLVFVSAFSSGFNSALRDCADTVFILDGGVWIPT; from the coding sequence ATGATTGATCCATTACAGTTTGCGTTAGTTTCGAGACCAACTAGGCGCATGATGGTTTTCGTTGACGGAGAAAACCTAGTTTTTCGATTTCAGGAAATGTTAAAACAAGGTTTTCGACCTGTAAATGAAGTTGTACATGAACCTGACGTATTCGTATGGCTACCATGGTTCACCCAAATAGGTTTACATCATGAAATTCTCCGTGTTAATTATTACACCTATGTGGTAGGAGATAATAAACGTATCGAAAATGTTGGAAATATTATACGGAGGCAAACATTTTCCAGGCATGAAGCATCACTTCTTCCAAATGCGTTGACTCCATGTATTTTTAAAAAAGAAAATAAGTCACGGAGCGTAAAGGGTGTTGACATTAAATTATCGGTAGATATGTTGAGTCATGTTTTTCGAGGAAATGTAGATTCAGTTTTACTTTTAAGTGGTGACGGCGATTATGTTCCGCTCTTAGAAGAAGTCAGACGCGCTGGTGTTTTGGTATTTGTGTCTGCGTTTTCCTCTGGCTTTAATTCGGCACTGAGAGATTGCGCTGATACGGTGTTTATTTTAGACGGTGGCGTCTGGATTCCAACATAA
- the drmD gene encoding DISARM system SNF2-like helicase DrmD yields MLRRLLQHQSFDHPKRLQAFLDAVRWGAVSQADDKALQSPFRSGIEVDDYQLDPVVRALSMPRVNLLIADDVGLGKTIEAGLVVQEMILRHRVRSVLIVCPSSLQVQWKEEMRDKFGLEFRIIDSNTISQLRRKRGIHVNPWTHFPRLITSVDYLKRERPLRTFRETLPAGDQPTYPRAYDLLIVDEAHNIAPSGRGKYATDSMRTLAIRSLTPHFEHKLFLSATPHNGYRESFAALLELLDSQRFARAITPDRSQLDAVMVRRMKSELKLRWDGSRRFAERLVKHLEVPYTNEERLAHQALQQYSELRLKHASSDGERMAAEFVLKLLKKRLFSSPAAFGSTLEKHIVSVGKQSGKAIANRDIADFSDDYADDDEYELETGEVVSSVSQSLSALTSEEQSLLRQLSDYAVKTSLRPDSKAETLINWLKNSLRPGGQWNEERVIIFTEYRATQKWLYDLLAREGFAENERLEMIYGGMDNKQREAIKAAFQTHPKDSTVRILLATDAASEGVNLQNYCSKLIHFEIPWNPNRMEQRNGRVDRHGQKADEVDIYHFVGKGFDKAQSTAKVGDLEADLEFLMRAALKVETIREDLGKVGPVIATQVEEAMLGKRQRLDTSRAEQEAEPVRRMLKFERKLREQLEKLAAQLHETQHDLNLTPDHIENVVRVGLELAGQPALIPVEIDGIWPDPTDLRKTCPVFHLPALSNSWAQCTDGLAHPHSKIIRPIVFDAALATGRDDVVLAHLNHRLVQMCLRLLRAEIWSLDTQTQHLSRVSACIVDDSALSHPVVIAHGRIVVLGGDNHRLHEEIITAGGALIEGRFNRLNVGETKAAVESATDTPVPAAIEARFQALWPKHADSLLAALEARRVDRTKNLEKTLEERAEKEVSKLTAIMTELQRSIQAELAPHQIEQLDLFLLGDDLGKQQRERDLSALRRRLDEIPEEIERESRHIRSRFTNPHARLFPVAVTWLIPRKAVLEITGGKA; encoded by the coding sequence CTGCTTCGGAGGCTACTCCAACATCAGTCATTTGATCATCCCAAACGCTTGCAAGCCTTTCTGGACGCTGTTCGCTGGGGTGCCGTTTCGCAAGCCGATGACAAAGCGTTACAGTCACCTTTTCGTAGTGGCATTGAAGTAGACGATTACCAGCTCGATCCCGTGGTTCGAGCGCTTTCCATGCCTCGAGTCAATCTGTTGATTGCTGACGATGTCGGTCTCGGCAAGACAATAGAAGCAGGACTAGTCGTACAGGAAATGATTCTGCGTCACCGCGTTCGTTCTGTATTGATTGTCTGCCCCTCGTCTTTGCAAGTGCAGTGGAAAGAAGAGATGCGGGATAAATTCGGTCTCGAATTTCGTATTATCGATAGCAATACCATCAGTCAATTGCGCCGTAAGCGCGGCATCCATGTCAATCCATGGACACATTTTCCGCGGTTGATTACTTCCGTTGACTATCTGAAACGTGAGCGTCCGTTACGGACTTTTCGGGAAACCTTGCCAGCCGGCGATCAACCTACTTACCCGCGGGCATACGACCTCCTCATCGTCGACGAAGCCCATAACATTGCCCCTTCCGGCCGCGGCAAATATGCGACGGACTCGATGCGCACCTTAGCCATACGCTCTCTCACTCCGCATTTCGAGCACAAATTATTTCTCTCCGCGACACCGCATAATGGCTATCGCGAAAGCTTTGCCGCGCTATTGGAATTGCTGGATAGCCAACGTTTTGCCCGCGCCATTACCCCCGATCGCTCGCAATTAGACGCCGTAATGGTTCGGCGCATGAAATCCGAGCTCAAATTACGTTGGGATGGCAGTCGTCGTTTTGCGGAACGACTCGTCAAACATTTGGAAGTGCCCTATACAAATGAAGAACGACTGGCCCACCAAGCCTTGCAACAATATTCGGAATTGCGCCTCAAACATGCCAGCTCAGACGGCGAACGCATGGCTGCCGAATTCGTCTTGAAACTGCTCAAAAAACGCTTGTTCTCTTCGCCAGCCGCCTTCGGCAGCACACTGGAAAAACACATCGTTTCCGTCGGTAAGCAAAGCGGCAAAGCAATTGCCAACCGCGACATTGCCGACTTTTCCGATGACTATGCAGATGACGATGAATACGAACTCGAAACCGGCGAAGTCGTCAGTTCCGTCAGTCAATCGTTATCAGCCTTGACCAGCGAAGAGCAAAGCCTGCTCAGACAACTCAGCGACTATGCTGTCAAAACCAGTTTGCGGCCGGACAGCAAAGCCGAGACCCTGATCAATTGGCTCAAGAACTCTTTGCGTCCAGGCGGACAATGGAATGAAGAGCGTGTGATCATCTTCACTGAATACCGTGCCACACAAAAATGGCTTTATGACCTTTTGGCTCGCGAAGGCTTCGCCGAAAATGAACGCCTGGAGATGATCTATGGCGGCATGGACAACAAACAGCGCGAAGCCATCAAAGCCGCATTCCAGACTCACCCCAAAGATTCGACAGTTCGGATTCTACTGGCAACCGATGCGGCGTCGGAAGGCGTCAACTTACAAAATTATTGTTCCAAGTTGATCCATTTTGAAATCCCCTGGAACCCTAACCGTATGGAGCAGCGCAACGGCCGGGTGGATCGTCACGGTCAAAAAGCGGATGAAGTGGATATTTATCACTTTGTCGGCAAAGGCTTTGATAAGGCTCAATCTACTGCCAAGGTGGGCGACCTGGAGGCCGATTTAGAGTTTTTGATGCGCGCTGCGCTCAAGGTGGAAACCATACGTGAAGACCTTGGCAAAGTTGGCCCGGTAATCGCCACGCAAGTTGAAGAAGCCATGCTCGGCAAACGCCAGCGCCTCGATACCAGCCGTGCCGAGCAAGAAGCAGAGCCTGTACGCCGCATGTTGAAATTTGAACGCAAACTCCGCGAGCAACTGGAAAAACTGGCCGCTCAGTTACACGAAACCCAACACGACCTCAATCTCACGCCCGATCATATCGAAAACGTGGTTCGAGTTGGCCTGGAACTCGCCGGTCAGCCTGCGCTGATACCGGTCGAGATAGACGGCATTTGGCCCGACCCGACCGACCTGCGGAAAACTTGCCCGGTATTTCATTTACCGGCGCTATCGAATAGTTGGGCGCAATGTACGGATGGACTGGCCCATCCGCACAGCAAAATAATTCGCCCGATTGTTTTTGATGCCGCTTTGGCAACCGGTCGTGACGATGTGGTTTTGGCTCATCTCAATCATCGTTTGGTGCAAATGTGCTTGCGACTGTTGCGTGCGGAAATCTGGTCACTGGACACCCAAACTCAGCATTTGTCGCGCGTATCGGCCTGCATCGTCGATGATTCAGCGTTAAGCCATCCCGTGGTGATTGCCCATGGCCGGATTGTAGTTTTGGGTGGCGATAACCACCGACTACATGAAGAGATCATCACCGCCGGCGGTGCCTTGATTGAAGGCCGCTTTAATCGTTTGAATGTCGGCGAAACCAAAGCCGCTGTAGAATCAGCTACCGATACACCCGTACCGGCTGCAATTGAAGCCCGCTTCCAAGCGCTATGGCCAAAACACGCTGATAGCTTACTGGCTGCCCTGGAAGCGCGACGCGTCGACCGCACCAAAAATCTGGAAAAAACTCTCGAAGAGCGCGCCGAAAAAGAAGTCAGCAAACTGACCGCCATCATGACCGAACTACAACGCTCGATTCAAGCCGAACTCGCTCCCCACCAAATCGAACAATTAGATCTGTTTCTCCTGGGCGACGATCTTGGCAAACAACAGCGCGAACGCGATTTATCCGCGTTGCGTAGACGGCTGGACGAAATTCCCGAAGAAATTGAACGCGAATCACGACATATCCGCTCACGCTTCACCAATCCCCATGCCCGACTGTTCCCGGTCGCCGTTACCTGGTTAATCCCGCGTAAAGCCGTACTCGAAATCACCGGGGGTAAAGCATGA
- a CDS encoding Eco57I restriction-modification methylase domain-containing protein, producing the protein MSQPNVSRHHADWLSLVEVSGPFISLPVLLKTFPQGLDARDPAQAKVLRAAYEEWQDNPNGPGKQRAWILHVLTQLLGYPSDLIAEGQTLPAGLEASLPEMGETLRPDFALVSPAGSDKPGQAQMLIMTYPSEQALDKPVMGKLWKATPATRMMELLHGADVPLGLVSNGEQWMLVYAPRGEITGYTSWYAGLWLDEPITLRAFHSLLSIRRFFGVADGSTLQAMLKESAQDQQEVTDQLGYQVREAVEVLVQSFDALDKESNRGLLKGVSAKSQYEAALTIMMRLVFLFSAEERDLLHLGKPLYDENYAVSTLQEQLQEVADRYGEEVLERRYDAWTRLLATFRAVHGGVDHQDLMMQAYGGSLFDPDRYPFLEGRSLGSNWRNSAAEPLAVNNRVVLHLLNSLQRLRTKNGPAGLAETRRVSFRALGVEQIGHVYEGLLDHTAVRAQEVVLGIAGTRKKEPEIPLSELEALLADSQDKLINFLKDETGRSASALRKALEQGNLLDEHKLLLACGQNQTLLERLRPFVGIIRDDSFERPLVVLPGSTYVTAGTTRRSTGTHYTPPTLTEPVVQHTLEPLVYQGPTEGWPREQWQLKSPKQILALKVCDMAMGSGAFLVQACRYLAERLVEAWESEEKRHPGEVLTSPEGEFSKAAPNERLIPQDSAERIAIARRVVADRCLYGVDINPMAVEMAKLSMWLITVDKHRPFTFLDHAFKCGDSLLGITSLSQLENFSLRPDETKQTSFATLNLWRHIDDAKSKREALEAMPSDTPEQIAAKMGLFTEAEEAVAKLNAAADVLLALELLGLRGRAYEAKRDELADHMMVYWAQGLSDLQEYAHRQLGERKCFHWALAFPEITGAGGFHAFVGNPPFVGGKKFSASLGSDYKEYLVAHLANGIRGSADLCVYFFLRIGQFLQSKGTAGLLATNTIAQADSREVGLDQLDSFGLQHYSSSAVDALARCGCSGSGEYLAIPRCLGGRI; encoded by the coding sequence ATGAGCCAGCCCAACGTTTCCCGTCATCATGCGGACTGGCTGTCGCTGGTCGAAGTCTCCGGGCCGTTCATTTCGCTGCCGGTATTACTCAAAACCTTTCCGCAAGGACTGGACGCTCGCGATCCGGCGCAAGCCAAAGTATTACGCGCGGCCTATGAGGAATGGCAAGACAACCCCAATGGCCCCGGCAAACAGCGCGCCTGGATTCTGCATGTCCTGACCCAACTCTTGGGGTATCCGAGTGATCTGATTGCCGAAGGTCAAACTCTCCCGGCTGGACTGGAAGCCAGCTTGCCGGAAATGGGCGAAACCCTGCGTCCGGATTTTGCCTTGGTAAGCCCGGCGGGTTCTGACAAACCGGGCCAAGCGCAAATGTTGATAATGACTTACCCGTCCGAACAGGCGCTGGATAAACCGGTGATGGGTAAACTCTGGAAAGCCACACCCGCCACCCGCATGATGGAATTGCTGCACGGTGCCGATGTGCCATTAGGGTTGGTCAGTAACGGCGAACAATGGATGTTGGTCTATGCGCCCCGCGGCGAAATTACAGGCTATACCTCATGGTATGCCGGCCTTTGGCTAGATGAACCGATTACCCTGCGCGCTTTCCATTCCTTGCTGAGCATCCGTCGCTTCTTCGGTGTCGCCGATGGCAGCACGCTGCAAGCCATGCTCAAAGAAAGCGCGCAAGATCAGCAGGAAGTCACCGACCAACTCGGCTACCAAGTCCGGGAAGCGGTCGAAGTATTGGTGCAATCCTTCGATGCCTTGGACAAGGAAAGCAACCGTGGCTTATTAAAAGGCGTCAGCGCTAAAAGCCAGTACGAAGCCGCACTCACCATCATGATGCGCTTGGTGTTCCTGTTTTCTGCCGAAGAACGCGACCTGTTGCACTTGGGCAAACCGCTGTATGACGAAAACTATGCCGTTTCCACCTTGCAGGAACAACTCCAGGAAGTGGCCGACCGTTACGGCGAAGAAGTCTTGGAAAGACGTTACGATGCTTGGACTCGGTTATTAGCGACTTTTCGCGCGGTACATGGCGGTGTCGATCACCAGGATTTAATGATGCAAGCCTACGGCGGCTCGCTGTTCGATCCTGACCGCTATCCGTTTCTGGAAGGTCGCAGTCTTGGCAGCAACTGGCGCAATAGTGCCGCCGAGCCCTTGGCGGTGAATAACCGCGTGGTTTTGCATCTGCTCAACTCCTTGCAACGATTGCGCACTAAAAATGGCCCCGCAGGCTTGGCGGAAACCCGCCGCGTATCGTTTCGCGCGTTGGGCGTGGAGCAAATTGGCCATGTTTACGAAGGCTTGCTCGACCACACCGCGGTTCGGGCTCAAGAGGTCGTGTTGGGGATTGCCGGCACCCGAAAAAAAGAGCCGGAAATACCCTTGTCCGAGTTGGAAGCCTTACTGGCGGACAGCCAAGATAAACTCATCAACTTTCTCAAAGACGAAACCGGCCGTTCCGCGTCGGCGTTGCGTAAAGCGTTAGAACAAGGCAATTTGCTGGACGAACACAAGCTATTGCTCGCCTGCGGACAGAATCAAACCTTGCTGGAACGCTTGCGACCCTTCGTCGGTATTATCCGTGACGATTCCTTTGAACGGCCGTTGGTGGTCTTGCCCGGTAGCACCTATGTCACCGCCGGCACCACCCGTCGTAGCACCGGCACCCATTACACCCCGCCGACGCTAACCGAACCGGTAGTTCAACACACCCTGGAGCCTTTGGTGTATCAAGGCCCTACCGAAGGTTGGCCGCGTGAACAATGGCAACTCAAGTCGCCTAAACAAATCCTGGCACTCAAAGTCTGCGATATGGCCATGGGTTCCGGCGCCTTTTTGGTTCAAGCCTGCCGCTATTTGGCCGAACGTTTGGTAGAAGCCTGGGAGAGCGAGGAAAAGCGCCATCCCGGAGAAGTATTGACCAGCCCAGAAGGCGAGTTTTCCAAAGCCGCGCCCAACGAACGCTTGATTCCGCAAGATTCAGCAGAGCGCATTGCCATCGCTCGACGGGTAGTGGCTGATCGTTGTCTGTATGGCGTGGACATTAACCCGATGGCCGTGGAAATGGCCAAACTGTCGATGTGGTTGATTACCGTCGACAAACACCGCCCGTTTACGTTTTTGGATCATGCCTTCAAATGCGGCGATTCCTTGTTGGGCATTACTTCATTATCGCAATTGGAAAATTTCAGCTTGCGGCCGGACGAAACCAAGCAAACTTCGTTTGCGACGCTGAATTTGTGGCGGCATATCGACGATGCGAAAAGCAAGCGCGAAGCCCTGGAAGCGATGCCGTCGGATACCCCGGAGCAAATCGCGGCCAAAATGGGGTTGTTTACCGAAGCGGAGGAAGCGGTCGCAAAACTGAATGCCGCCGCCGATGTGTTGCTTGCGCTGGAATTGTTGGGATTAAGAGGAAGAGCCTACGAGGCCAAACGCGATGAATTGGCCGACCACATGATGGTGTATTGGGCACAAGGATTATCCGATCTACAAGAGTACGCACACCGGCAACTGGGTGAGCGTAAATGTTTTCATTGGGCGTTAGCATTTCCAGAAATTACCGGCGCAGGCGGTTTTCATGCCTTTGTTGGCAATCCACCGTTTGTGGGTGGAAAAAAGTTCTCCGCATCTTTGGGATCGGATTATAAGGAATATCTGGTTGCACATCTCGCTAACGGGATAAGAGGAAGTGCAGATTTGTGCGTTTATTTTTTCCTGCGAATTGGGCAGTTTTTGCAATCAAAAGGAACTGCAGGATTATTGGCAACCAATACCATTGCACAAGCCGATAGCCGTGAAGTGGGATTGGATCAATTGGACAGCTTTGGGTTACAACATTACTCGAGCAGTGCCGTCGATGCCTTGGCCAGGTGCGGCTGCTCTGGAAGTGGCGAATATCTGGCTATACCGCGGTGCTTGGGCGGGCGAATTTAA
- a CDS encoding type IIL restriction-modification enzyme MmeI, translated as MPWPGAAALEVANIWLYRGAWAGEFNLNDELVPGITPFLTPPGRLQGKPQRLKANENKSFIGSYVLGKGFVLEPDEASALIARNPKNKDCLFPYLNGEDLNSRPDQSPSRWVINFQNFPLNRTADGVWLTANEEQRKQWLRSGYVPFDYPKSVAEDYPDLIQILIERVKTERDELVAKGKQIHEYCFWKFWDRRDNLYATIAKKEKVLVTSRHNKILIFEFVKSDLIYSEALAIFAVDRSVFSFLQSSIHDVWAWQNCSTIRDAGIRYSPTDGFETFPFPIDFSQLKENGERYLERRQSILQSRREGLTKTYNRFHDPAEAAEDIVEFRRLQVEMDNAVASAYGWQDLPLDHGFHETKQGIRYTISEAARREVLDRLLELNHQRYAEEVAAGLHDKKSAKSAGTGRGRKKKAEPAAANEPEQFQLF; from the coding sequence ATGCCTTGGCCAGGTGCGGCTGCTCTGGAAGTGGCGAATATCTGGCTATACCGCGGTGCTTGGGCGGGCGAATTTAATCTCAATGATGAGCTGGTGCCCGGTATCACACCGTTTTTAACGCCACCGGGACGTTTGCAAGGCAAACCGCAACGTTTGAAAGCTAACGAAAATAAATCATTTATAGGGTCGTATGTATTGGGAAAGGGCTTTGTGCTGGAGCCGGATGAAGCCTCTGCCTTGATTGCACGCAACCCGAAAAACAAGGATTGTTTATTTCCGTATCTCAATGGCGAAGATTTAAATAGCCGCCCAGATCAATCGCCTTCACGTTGGGTCATCAATTTTCAAAATTTCCCACTTAATCGCACTGCCGATGGTGTATGGCTTACAGCCAATGAAGAGCAGCGAAAACAGTGGTTACGATCCGGCTATGTACCCTTTGATTATCCCAAATCAGTCGCTGAAGACTACCCTGATCTAATACAAATCCTGATTGAAAGAGTCAAGACCGAAAGAGATGAGCTTGTTGCAAAGGGAAAACAAATCCACGAATATTGCTTTTGGAAGTTTTGGGATAGAAGAGACAATCTCTACGCTACTATAGCCAAGAAGGAAAAGGTACTGGTCACGTCACGACACAATAAAATATTAATTTTTGAGTTTGTAAAGAGCGATCTAATTTATAGCGAAGCGTTAGCCATATTTGCTGTTGATAGATCGGTTTTTTCATTTCTGCAATCTTCCATCCATGATGTTTGGGCGTGGCAAAACTGCTCGACGATACGTGATGCAGGAATAAGATATTCGCCAACCGACGGGTTTGAAACTTTTCCCTTCCCAATAGACTTTTCGCAACTTAAAGAGAATGGTGAGCGCTATTTAGAGCGTCGTCAAAGTATCCTGCAATCCCGCCGAGAAGGCTTAACTAAAACCTACAATCGCTTTCACGACCCTGCAGAAGCCGCCGAAGACATTGTCGAATTCAGACGTTTGCAGGTAGAAATGGACAATGCCGTTGCTTCGGCCTACGGTTGGCAAGATTTGCCGCTCGACCACGGGTTCCACGAAACCAAACAAGGCATCCGCTACACCATCAGCGAAGCCGCCCGCCGGGAAGTCCTCGACCGCCTGCTGGAACTCAATCACCAACGCTACGCCGAAGAAGTCGCCGCCGGTTTGCACGATAAGAAATCAGCCAAATCTGCCGGCACTGGTCGAGGGCGCAAGAAGAAAGCCGAGCCTGCTGCTGCAAATGAACCCGAACAATTCCAACTTTTCTGA